A genomic segment from Lytechinus variegatus isolate NC3 chromosome 10, Lvar_3.0, whole genome shotgun sequence encodes:
- the LOC121422424 gene encoding RNA-binding protein with serine-rich domain 1-like: MPRSRTRSRSRSGGRGDRRSRGRDKKRRSKSVSSRSSSGSDSSSGSSSRSRSRSSSSGSSSGSSRSRSRSSRSSSRSSSGSSSGSGSDSGSASGSSRSRSRSQSRSRSRSKSKGRSRSRSVTKVKGGGGDKDGKAGGAIEKETSRKFDDRKEKESKERARPRRSRTRSRTPPRRKRSPSPKSSRLHVGKLTRNVNKDHLMEIFSIYGAVKSIDIPPDRTHPHVSRGFAYIDFMSSNDAEKALKHMDGGQIDGQEITAAFVLAPVSRPRPLPLPRRSPPRRGGGWRRSPPPRFRDRRRSPPRRRSPIRSRSRSRSRSRSPARRRRYSRSSSSSSR; this comes from the exons AT GCCAAGAAGTCGGACAAGGAGTAGAAGTAGGAGTGGAGGGAGGGGTGATAGGAGAAGCCGAGGGAGAGACAAGAAGAGAAGAAGCAAATCAGTATCAAGTAGAAGTTCATCTGGTTCAGACAGTAGTTCAGGAAG TTCCAGCAGGTCAAGGAGCCGTTCAAGCTCCTCAGGGAGCAGTTCAGGCAGCTCCCGATCACGATCCAGGTCATCAAGATCCAGCAGTAGGTCCAGCTCCGGTAGTTCCAGTGGGTCAGGGAGTGATTCGGGTAGTGCTTCAGGGAGCAGCCGTAGTAGGAGCAGGAGCCAAAGCAGAAGCAGGAGCAGAAGTAAAAGCAAAGGAAGAAGTAGAAGCAGAAGTGTCACCAAAGTAAAGGGAGGAGGTGGAGACAAGGATGGGAAAGCAGGAGGTGCAATAGAGAAGGAGACATCCAGAAAGTTTGATGATAGAAAAGAGAAGGAATCAAAGGAAAGAGCTAGACCAAGGAGAAGTAGAACAAG GTCAAGAACACCCCCTCGTCGCAAGCGATCGCCCTCTCCCAAGTCATCCCGGCTTCATGTTGGAAAGCTGACACGTAACGTCAACAAGGATCACCTGATGGAGATCTTCTCAATCTATGGTGCCGTTAAGAGCATTGACATTCCTCCTGATCGGACCCATCCACATGTGTCCCGTGGCTTCGCCTACATCGATTTCATGTCATCCAATGATGCAGAGAAGGCTCTCAAACATATGGATGGAG GTCAGATCGATGGTCAAGAAATCACTGCTGCCTTCGTATTAGCTCCAGTTTCCCGTCCCAGACCCCTTCCACTACCAAGACGTAGCCCACCCAGGAGAGGAGGCGGATGGAGACGATCACCTCCCCCAAGATTTAGGGACAGAAGAAG GTCACCACCAAGGAGAAGGTCACCCATTAGATCCAGGTCCAGATCTAGATCAAGGTCCAGGTCACCAGCTAGACGTCGTAGATACAGCCGATCAAGCTCCAGTTCCTCAAGATAA